The Mesotoga infera nucleotide sequence CAACAATGGATCCGGCAATGTATCAGGATCTCGCTTCGTCACAGGTTATGAGGAACATATTTGAGACACTGGTAGCTTACACCTCTGATGTTCAAGAGATCAAACCTTTAGTTGCAGAATCGTGGACAGTGAGTGATGACTTGAAGGTCTGGACTTTCAAGCTCAGAGAAAATGTGTTCTTTCAGAAGGGCAAATTCCAGGACGGTCGTAACGTTACTGCTGAAGACGTGAAGTACAGTTTCGACAGAGAGATGGAGATCTCTCCGATGGTAAGGATCTACATGATAGACACTATTGAAGTTGTTGATACTTATACCGTCAAGATCACTCTTCAGTATCCTTACGCTCCATTCCTTACTGTTCTTACGGATATCGGAGCTGCAATCGTCCCTAAAGAAGAAGTAGAAGGTTGGGGCGATGATTTCGTACTTCATCCAATCGGGTCAGGACCTTACGTCATGAAAGAATGGGTCAAAGATGACCACATGTCTTTTGAGAGATACGAAGATTACTGGGGTGAAAAGCCTTATGTAAAGAAACTTACGTACAAGTTCATCCCCGACAAAGCAGTATTGACACTCGCACTACTCAGCGGACAGGTAGATATCACTAGCGATGTTCTAGATCAAGATATTCCAAAAGTGACTGCCGATCCGAATGTTGAGGCCGTAATGGTCGGAGGAAACAACATTTATGCAGCATATATGAATGCTACGAAGGGGCCTACGACTGATCCAAAGGTGAGAGAAGCCATCTTCAAGGCAGTAGATGTGACCCAGATAGCAAAGGTAGTATTCCCTAACGAAAGCGGAGTTCCTGCGTATGGTCCGATCCCCCCCGGATCATGGGCATATAATCCCGATGTTAAAGATTTCTACACACCGTATGATCCTGAAGGCGCAAAGCAGATCCTTAAGGACGCTGGATACTCAGATGGCCTTAAACTCAAAATGTACACTTCTGATGATCCAAACAGGAGAAAAATGGCGATTGTCATGCAGTCAATGCTTAAGCAAGTCGGCATCGATCTCGAAGTTATATCACTTGAATGGGGAAGCTTTGTTGAAGTTTCGGGCAATGGAGAAGCCGATATCTATGCAATAGGCTGGACATGGTATCCAGATCCGGAATTCTTCATGTACTATATGTTCCATTCTTCGACAGCCGGAACATACGGAAATGGCGGCAGATACAACAACCCGGAAGTTGACAAATATATCGAGCTAGGCGAATCTTCTGCGGATCAGGATGAAAGAATCACGTACTACAGAAAGGCAGAAGAACTTGTCATGAAGGATAGAATCTACTTCCCTGGGTATCACAAGCTAGTAGTGATGGGTGTCAGTGATAAAGTCAAAGGGTTCACAGTATCTTCAGATATGACTATAAGGGTTTTTGCACCAGGAACCAACGTCTACGTTGAATAAACTCTCATTCTCACGGGATGGAGCTTCTGCTCCATCCCCTTTTAAGCAGGGAGTGATACGGTGAGAAAATTCGTTGTCAGAAGGCTCGTGCAGATTATTCCTACGCTCTTCTTTGTGCTTCTGACGGTCTTCCTTTTGATGAAACTCATACCCGGAGACCCGGCGGCCGTTCTTCTAGGACCGGGAGCCAGAGTTCAGGATATTGAGCGTTTTAGGGCCGAGCTAGGTCTTGATCAATCTGTATTCAGCCAATTTTTACTCTATGTGAAGAGGGTTTTCACCGGTGATTTCGGAAAGTCTCTCATTTATAAGCAAGACGTTCTCTCTCTGATTATCGAGAGACTTCCAACCACACTTCTCTTAAGCGTTAGTGCCCTCTTCATTGCTTCTATAATAGGAATTCCTGCAGGTATTCTTGCGGCGACTAAACACGATACTTTCCTGGATTTGAGCATTACAGTTTTCTCTTTGGTCGGGATCTCTATTCCAATCTTCTGGTTCGGGATGATCCTGATTATCGTGTTTGCACTGCAGCTCGGCTGGTTGCCTGCCGTAGGAATTGGAAACATATCCAACGGTATCTGGGATGTGGTAAAGCACATAATCTTGCCCTCAGTTGCATTAGGGGTGCAATCGATGGGTATTATAACTAGATTCACCCGATCGAGTATGCTTGAGGTTCTCAAACAGGATTATGTTCGGACTGCTTTGGCCAAAGGCCTTAAGAACAGGCTGGTTCTTTACAATCACGCCCTAAGAAATGCGTTGGTCCCGATAGTGACGGTAATCGGTTTGCAACTCGGTACGTTGTTGGCCGGTGCTGTCCTAACCGAGACTGTCTTTGCTCTTCCGGGGCTGGGTAAGTTGATGATCGACGCGATTTTGAGAAGGGATTTCTTGCTGGTGCAGGGTGAGGTGATTGTTATTGCCTTCATCTACATTCTTGTGAATTTTATCGTGGACACGCTGTACGCTCTTCTTAATCCCAAGATCAGGGTCGCTTATGGAGGGTCCCAATAATGATCATTGCCAAATTCTTCAGAAGACTCTTGAGAAGCAAACAGGCCGCCGTCGGTCTCTTTGTAATTGCTGCAATTCTCGTGCTCGCAATATTTGCGCCTCTGATAGCTACACATGAGGCGGACGAAATGGACTTCATGAACATATTTGCTTTGCCGGGAGAAGGCGGACATCTCTTCGGCACGGATGATTACGGAAGGGACCTCTTTAGCAGACTGGTCTATGGGAGTCGAATTTCTCTAATGGTGGGAATAGTGGCGGTTGGAATCGGTTCCTTTTTAGGTACCATAATCGGTATGATAGCGGGTTTCTTCGGAGGATTCACCGATTCTCTGATAATGAGAATAATGGACGCGCTGCTTTCATTTCCATATGTTCTCCTTGCTATTGCTATGATGGCGGTTCTTGGCCCGGGTC carries:
- a CDS encoding ABC transporter substrate-binding protein; this encodes MRKYLVTAVLLALLSFSMIAADKYDSELVVGTDQNPTTMDPAMYQDLASSQVMRNIFETLVAYTSDVQEIKPLVAESWTVSDDLKVWTFKLRENVFFQKGKFQDGRNVTAEDVKYSFDREMEISPMVRIYMIDTIEVVDTYTVKITLQYPYAPFLTVLTDIGAAIVPKEEVEGWGDDFVLHPIGSGPYVMKEWVKDDHMSFERYEDYWGEKPYVKKLTYKFIPDKAVLTLALLSGQVDITSDVLDQDIPKVTADPNVEAVMVGGNNIYAAYMNATKGPTTDPKVREAIFKAVDVTQIAKVVFPNESGVPAYGPIPPGSWAYNPDVKDFYTPYDPEGAKQILKDAGYSDGLKLKMYTSDDPNRRKMAIVMQSMLKQVGIDLEVISLEWGSFVEVSGNGEADIYAIGWTWYPDPEFFMYYMFHSSTAGTYGNGGRYNNPEVDKYIELGESSADQDERITYYRKAEELVMKDRIYFPGYHKLVVMGVSDKVKGFTVSSDMTIRVFAPGTNVYVE
- a CDS encoding ABC transporter permease, whose product is MRKFVVRRLVQIIPTLFFVLLTVFLLMKLIPGDPAAVLLGPGARVQDIERFRAELGLDQSVFSQFLLYVKRVFTGDFGKSLIYKQDVLSLIIERLPTTLLLSVSALFIASIIGIPAGILAATKHDTFLDLSITVFSLVGISIPIFWFGMILIIVFALQLGWLPAVGIGNISNGIWDVVKHIILPSVALGVQSMGIITRFTRSSMLEVLKQDYVRTALAKGLKNRLVLYNHALRNALVPIVTVIGLQLGTLLAGAVLTETVFALPGLGKLMIDAILRRDFLLVQGEVIVIAFIYILVNFIVDTLYALLNPKIRVAYGGSQ